ATTTTCGATACGCAGCTTTATACCTCGCTCTTGCTGAACAACATCCACGGAAAAGTCCGAGAAGGTATCCAGCACCTCCTTGGTATTATCCGTTTCCGAACCCGTATTTAATGCCGCCAATGCACAGCGACGAAAAGTTTCGTAAACATCGACGTTACTGCGATCAATAAGACCCGCAACCTCCTGTTGCGACAGTACATTAAGGGTATTATCAGGTGAAACTAATACCGAATTTTTTTCTTCGGACATGCGAGCACTCACTTTATTTCTACTTTCGGTGGAATTGATTAATGGACATGCCCGTGATCAATCTCTTCTTCGGTTGCCTCACGAACAGACTCAACGGCTACGTCAAACTTTAATACCTGCCCAGCTAGTTCGTGATTACCGTCAATGGTAATGCCATCATCAGCCACTTCTTTTACCACTACATACTGTGCATCGCCCTCGGGGGATTGCGCTTGAAACTCCATACCCACGTCTATTTTTTCAATGCCGGAGAAGGCTTCACGCGGGAGTGTTTGAATCAGCTCCTCTGCAAACTCGCCATAACCATCGGCGGGCTGAACAACCACTTGCTTTTTATCACCCTCAACACAGCCTTCCAGCTCACGCTCCAATCCCGGAATAATGTTACCGGCACCAGCCAAATAGGTCAGCGGCTCACCGCCATCAGAGGAGTCGATAACCTCACCGTCCTCACCTGTTAGGGTGTAATGAATCGATACCACACAGTTATTTTGAATTTTCAAAGGGGCTCCTGTTACGCAGAACGCGCTCGATTAAAGAAAACAGCAGTTTAACATGCTCCGGCGAGAACGCATCGCGCCTAAATATGAAGCCGCAAAAAAAAACCCCGGCTCAACGCCGGGGCTTCCACGAAACACTAGAGAGGAACGACTAAGCTTCCCGATTACCAATCAGTTCATCAACAACGGTTGGATCTGCCAAGGTGGAAGTATCACCCAGCGCGTCTACCTCATTAGCGGCGATTTTACGTAAAATTCGGCGCATAATCTTACCTGAGCGGGTCTTCGGCAGCCCCGGCGCCCACTGGATAATATCGGGTTTAGCAATTGGACCAATCTCTTTTACACACAGACCCACAAGCTCTTTCTTCAGCTGGTCACTGGGTTCTTCGCCACTCATCAACGTGACGTAGGCATAGATACCCTGGCCCTTAATATCATGCGGATAGCCAACCACTGCAGCTTCGGCCACTAGATCGTGCAGAACAAGTGCGCTCTCGACCTCAGCCGTGCCCATGCGATGACCCGACACGTTGATTACGTCATCGACACGGCCCGTAATCCAGTAATAGCCATCGCTATCTCGTCGTGCTCCATCACCGGTAAAATAGTAACCGGGGAAGGTCGAAAAGTAGGTTTGGATAAGGCGGTCATGATCGCCGTATACCGTACGAATCTGGCTTGGCCACGAAGACTTGATCACTAAGCTCCCCTCGCCAACACCGTCTATCTCTTTGCCTTCGGCATCGAGCAGCGCCGGCTCCACCCCGAAGAAGGGCAGTGTTGCAGAACCCGGCTTAAGCGCTATCGCACCCGGTAGCGGCGTAAGCATGTGCGCACCTGTTTCGGTTTGCCACCAGGTATCAACTATAGGACAACGCGCTTCACCCACTACGTTGTAGTACCACTCCCAGGCCTCTGGGTTAATGGGCTCGCCGACGGTTCCTAAAATACGTAATGATGCGCGCGAAGTGCTCGTTACAAAGTCATTTCCCTGTCCCATGAGCGCACGAATAGCGGTTGGTGCCGTATAGAAGCTGGCAACATTATGCTTATCACACACTTCCCAACACCTTGCCGCCGTAGGGTAGGTTGGTACACCTTCAAACATCAAGGTAGTGGCGCCGTTTGCCAGGGGTCCGTAGACAATATAAGAATGCCCCGTTACCCATCCAACATCCGCCGTGCACCAATAGACTTCGCCTTCCTGATAATCGAATACATACTTATGGGTCATAGCCACCTGCAGCAAGTAACCACCGCTAGTATGCAATACTCCCTTGGGTTTACCGGTAGAGCCGGAGGTATACAAAATAAACAAAGGGTCTTCCGCATCCATTGGCTCTGCAGGACAGTCCGCCGATACCTCCTGCTCCATTTCGTGATACCAAACATCCCGTTCTTTGTTCCATGCAACGTCACCGCCTGTGCGCTTGACCACTAATACCGTATCAACACTAGGGCATTGAGCCACAGCGGTATCGGCGTTGGCTTTAAGCGGCACTGCGCGCCCCCCCCGCACACCCTCGTCGGAGGTAATCACAACCTTACAATCGGAATTCTGTATTCTATCTTTCAGCGCCTCTGGCGAGAAACCGCCAAAGACTATGGAGTGAACCGCGCCAATACGTGCACAAGCGAGCATGGAATAAGCGGCTTCGGGGATCATCGGCAAGTAGATACACACACGGTCGCCTTTTTTCACACCGCGCTTTTTAAGAATATTGGCTAACCGGCAAACCTTCTCGTGCAGTTCTTTATAGGTAATTTTGAGGTCATTACTGGGGTCGTCCCCCTCCCAAATAATAGCGACCTGATCGCCCCGAGTGCTCAGATGGCGATCAATGCAGTTAGCGCTTACATTTAGCTTACCGTCCTTGAACCAAGTGGCTTGACCTTTATGGAAGTCAAACTCACGCACACTGGTCCATTTTTTGTCCCAACTGAGAAACGTTTCTGCCTGCTGTCCCCAAAAGGTTTCCGGGTCGTCAACAGACTGCGCATACATCTCATGGTAATTTTCTTTGGTAATATGTGCAGAAGCGGCGATTGCCTCGGGTACGGGATAGACATTATCTGACATGTTTCAACTCCAATAAATTAAATGGAGGAACCACTGATATACAGGTTCCTTGCCTGGCAGCAGAAAACCACAAACATGCTTTGCATCGATACACGGTCACAAAGCATTTTGTGAAAGAATCATAACGTGGATACAGACTAGCAAACACAAACACCACAGGGGAATTCGACTTTGGTTGAGGTGGGACAATTTTTATCCTAAAGGCCCAGAAACTGCCAACGAATTCAAATAAACAAGGCCTATTGCGACCTAAAACCCCATCACTGCGTGAGCCACGAGCAAGACCAAAAGCAATTGATAGAGGTGCCCTAAAGAAAGGGAAACCAAAACGCTGAAAATAAGCGTCGAATGCTCAAGGGAACCCAGAAAAACCCACGCTATCCACCTCGGTCTTGGGTATGCTAACCGATGGCGTATACATTTAAGCTTTTGCTCGACGAAAGCCTTCTCGACGTTATCCCTACACTATGCGATTAAGTGATTTGAACAGGGATCGTGTTAGCCGTGCGCTCAACGGTATTATCCTGATTCAGGTATACCAGCTTCGGTTTGTAGTGCTCCGCTTCTGACTCATCCATTTGACCATAGGCCGCTATTATTATTCGGTCTCCCACCTGCACGCGGCGGGCTGCTGCGCCATTCATAGAGATGGTTTTAGAACCGGCTTCCGCCAGTATTACATAAGTAGAAAAACGCTCGCCGTTATCCACATTATAGATATCAATACGCTCAAACTCATGCAGGCCAGCCAACTTGACCAAATCAGCATCAATAGCGCAGGAACCGTCATACCAAAGTTCCGCCTGAGTTACGCAGGCCATGTGCAACTTACCTTTCAACAACGTAATTTGCATGCTCTTACCTCTATTCTTGCGCGCTTCCCAGCTTGAGGGAAACGTTATCGATCAATCTTGCGCCCTGGGTATACATAGCCCCAAGTACCGTTATTTCACAATCGTCACTAGCGGCAGACTCTAGTGTCCTACTGTTGCAAACAATCAGGTAGTCCGGCTTAAAGCCCGCCTGTATTATTTGTGTTTTTGCTGCAGCTTCCAACTTAAGGAAGTCGCGCTCACCGCTCAGAACCTGCTGTTTAACCCAACACAATGACTGGTTAAGCTGATTGGCTCTGGGACGCTCCTGCGGGGTAATAAAACCGTTACGGGAACTCATAGCTAGCCCATCAGGCTCTCTTACAATATCCCCGGCGACGACGTTTACTGGAATACATAAGTCTTCCACCATGCGCCGTATTATAGCGAGTTGCTGATAGTCCTTAACACCGAATACCGCGATATCCGGTTGCACGATGTTAAATAGCTTAGTGACCACGGTGGTCACCCCTTCAAAGTGCCCCGGACGGCTAGCGCCACAGAGTACATTGGCCATAGAGGGTACAATTACCCGCGTTTGCTCATCCATGCCGTTGGGATAAACCTCACCCTCCTCCGGACAAAACAGGTAATTACAGCCCATTTCTCGCAATTTTTGGCTGTCTGCCTCTAATGTACGCGGATACTTATCCCAATCTTCATTCAAACCAAACTGCAGCCGATTAACGAAGATGCTAACAACGACCAAATCGCACATACCCTGAGCCTGCTTTACCAGCGCCAGATGCGCTTCGTGCAAATTCCCCATGGTAGGCACAAAACCTACGGTTTTACCCGCCATACGGGCCTCGCCCAAGGTTTTTCTCACGCTCGAAATGTGATGAAAGATTTCCATATGAAAAAGTGTAGCGTCAGTTAGAGGGGCCGCGATGATAACGCTGCCGTCTGCTGGCAACAACCATGTACAAATTCCCTAGCCTTGGGAGAAGTACTCCGGGGCGAGGTTATCAAAACGGGTAAATTTCCCAAGAAACGCCGCGCGGCAAGTACCAATCTCACCGTTACGCTGCTTGCCGATAATCAGTTCGGCCAAACCTTTATCGTTACTCTCTTCGTTGTAGTACTCGTCGCGATAAATAAACAAGATAACGTCCGCATCCTGCTCAATGGCGCCCGATTCCCTCAAATCCGAGTTCATTGGCCGCTTGTTAGGGCGCTGCTCGACACCGCGATTAAGCTGCGACAGCGCAATTACCGGGCAGTCGTACTCTTTAGCTAACGCTTTAAGCGAGCGAGAAATCTCAGAAATCTCCTGGGTTCGCCCCTCAGTAAAGCCCGCAACCTGCATTAACTGCAGGTAATCGATCATAATCAAGCCAGGCTCACCGTGTTCGCGAACAATGCGCCGAGTACGAGCGCGAACTTCGTTGGGGCTCAACCCAGCCGTGTCATCGATAAACAGTTTTTTGTCTTTCATTCGCCCAAATGCAGCCTGCAATTTAGGCCAGTCCTCATCCGTTAATTTACCATTACGCAGGTTGCCTTGATCAATTCGGCCTACCGAAGAGAGCATACGCATTACCAGTGAATCTGAGGGCATTTCTAGGCTGAATACCAATACTGGCTTATTTTGGCTAAAAATCGCCGACTCTACAAAGTTCAGCGCCAGTGCGGTTTTACCCATTGAGGGGCGCGCGGCCAGAATAATAAGCTCACCGTTTTGCCAGCCAGACGTTTTCTCGTCTAGCTCGGCCAAACCGGAAGTAAGGCCGGTGATGTCACTATCAGAATGAAAAAGCTCATCAATTTTGTCGGCGGTTTTCTTCAGCAGTGGGTTTATATCAACAAAGCCACCATCCTTTGGCCGCTCTTCTGAAATCTCCAACACTTTACGCTCAGCGAGCTGCAGTAAATCATCGGACGCAAGCCCCGCCGGGTTATAGCTAGCTCGGCTGATCTCCGTAGCCGCAGAGATCAATTGCCGCAGAGTGGAGCGCTCGCGAACAATGCGTGCATACGCCACCACGTTGGCACTACTGGGAACATTGGTTGCGAGATCAGTCAGGTATTCAAAGCCGCCGGAGCTTTCTAGCTCGTCGGTTTGCGATAGGAATTCGGAAAGGGTAATAACATCGATGGGCTGCTCTTTTTCAACCAGCACCACCATAGCGCGAAAAATATTACAGTGTGCCGCTTTGAAAAAATCCTGCTCGGACAGCACTTCCGTAACGGCGTCAAAGTGACCGGCATCTTGCATCAGGCCACCCAGCACCGACTGCTCGGCTTCAACCGAGTGCGGCATTGAAGAGCCTTCCTGTGCTTGCGCAGCAGCAGAAAAGGCGGTCAGATCGGCATTGGGCCGGGCTTCCATTTCAGACATATTCTAAGCAAGATAAAAGTAGAAAAAACAGTAAGTTAGAAGCGAAAAAAAGCGCAGCCGAGCACCGAACATATTCGGCCTCGAACTACGCTTGTACTCTATCCTTTTACCGGCCCTACGGCCAGCAAAGTATTACTCGGAAGTAACAACCAGCTTAAGAACGAATGTCACGTCTACGTACAACTGAATATCCACGTCGAACTCACCTACTTCACGTAGGGCGCCCTGCGGCAGCTTCACTTCAGACTTGCTAACCTCAACGCCTGCGGCGGTTATAGCGTCGGCTATATCACGCGCACCAATCGAACCAAACAGCTTACCTTCATCACCCGCTTTTGCAGTGATAGTAATGCTGCCTTGTTCTTCTAACAGCTTGGCACGGCCTTCGGCAGCGGTCTTGCGGTCTGAAGCAGCGGCTTCTAATTCGGCGCGACGCGCCTCAAAATCAGCAACGTTTTTAACACTGGCAGAAATTGCCTTGCCGTGTGGTACCAAGTAGTTACGACCGTAGCCAGCCTTAACCTTTACCTTGTCACCAACGGTACCTAATTTACCTACTTTTTCGAGCAGAATAACTTCCATCTCGTTTTCCTCTAGTTTTTTTGCAACAACATTCACTGCTGCATCAAATTAAACCTTTTTCTGTAATCGATCCAAACGTCGGTCAGGCCCAGTACAATCACAGCAAACCAAATCGGCGGGAACAACAAGGTGATATAAACAATCACCAATGGCCCAACGCCCCAATTTTTTTTGTTTGCTATCCAATGGAAAAGCCCTAGCCCTGCTACCAGAAGCGGCAATACCACCAGCCCTTGCCATACAACATAGCTTTCGCCGCGCCATTCACAAAAGGCAAATGCAACCACACAGGCTGATGCCAACACCGGCGGCAAACGCAAACCCTGCAGCTCTTCTTTAAAGCCTCCCGGGTTAAACAACATCGCTTGCCACCAACGCGCGATTAGCATTCCAAATAGCGCGCAAAATGCGATAGGCAAAGCCATTGCACCGCCAACCATTTGTTCTGTCATACCGCTAAAAAGCTTCTCTAGCTCTTCCCGACCCTCTTGCGGTTGCGCCTCAAGCACAAGCTTTAACTGCTCTTGCACAATTACACTAGGATCAAACCCTATAACCGAGGGCACCAGCACCGCTAAAATACAAAGAGCCACAAGTGCGGCCAATGCAGCTGGCCAAGAGCCGGTTTGCCTTAACACTAGGGCGATTAAACTAACAACAAAAATCGCACCCAGATTCACATATAAGGCAAGCGCATCAACACCCAACAAGGCCGCTAACGCAGCGCCAGTTGCAACAGGGCCCAAAGTTACAATGGCCCCTTGTTGCCAGCCCTTTCTCAACGTTACCAAACCAATCGTTGGCAATGTAAGAAGGATAAATAGCGGGGACAGTACCCCCA
The Teredinibacter franksiae DNA segment above includes these coding regions:
- a CDS encoding FKBP-type peptidyl-prolyl cis-trans isomerase; this encodes MKIQNNCVVSIHYTLTGEDGEVIDSSDGGEPLTYLAGAGNIIPGLERELEGCVEGDKKQVVVQPADGYGEFAEELIQTLPREAFSGIEKIDVGMEFQAQSPEGDAQYVVVKEVADDGITIDGNHELAGQVLKFDVAVESVREATEEEIDHGHVH
- the acs gene encoding acetate--CoA ligase, with the translated sequence MSDNVYPVPEAIAASAHITKENYHEMYAQSVDDPETFWGQQAETFLSWDKKWTSVREFDFHKGQATWFKDGKLNVSANCIDRHLSTRGDQVAIIWEGDDPSNDLKITYKELHEKVCRLANILKKRGVKKGDRVCIYLPMIPEAAYSMLACARIGAVHSIVFGGFSPEALKDRIQNSDCKVVITSDEGVRGGRAVPLKANADTAVAQCPSVDTVLVVKRTGGDVAWNKERDVWYHEMEQEVSADCPAEPMDAEDPLFILYTSGSTGKPKGVLHTSGGYLLQVAMTHKYVFDYQEGEVYWCTADVGWVTGHSYIVYGPLANGATTLMFEGVPTYPTAARCWEVCDKHNVASFYTAPTAIRALMGQGNDFVTSTSRASLRILGTVGEPINPEAWEWYYNVVGEARCPIVDTWWQTETGAHMLTPLPGAIALKPGSATLPFFGVEPALLDAEGKEIDGVGEGSLVIKSSWPSQIRTVYGDHDRLIQTYFSTFPGYYFTGDGARRDSDGYYWITGRVDDVINVSGHRMGTAEVESALVLHDLVAEAAVVGYPHDIKGQGIYAYVTLMSGEEPSDQLKKELVGLCVKEIGPIAKPDIIQWAPGLPKTRSGKIMRRILRKIAANEVDALGDTSTLADPTVVDELIGNREA
- the panD gene encoding aspartate 1-decarboxylase, giving the protein MQITLLKGKLHMACVTQAELWYDGSCAIDADLVKLAGLHEFERIDIYNVDNGERFSTYVILAEAGSKTISMNGAAARRVQVGDRIIIAAYGQMDESEAEHYKPKLVYLNQDNTVERTANTIPVQIT
- the panC gene encoding pantoate--beta-alanine ligase, which produces MEIFHHISSVRKTLGEARMAGKTVGFVPTMGNLHEAHLALVKQAQGMCDLVVVSIFVNRLQFGLNEDWDKYPRTLEADSQKLREMGCNYLFCPEEGEVYPNGMDEQTRVIVPSMANVLCGASRPGHFEGVTTVVTKLFNIVQPDIAVFGVKDYQQLAIIRRMVEDLCIPVNVVAGDIVREPDGLAMSSRNGFITPQERPRANQLNQSLCWVKQQVLSGERDFLKLEAAAKTQIIQAGFKPDYLIVCNSRTLESAASDDCEITVLGAMYTQGARLIDNVSLKLGSAQE
- the dnaB gene encoding replicative DNA helicase, producing the protein MPHSVEAEQSVLGGLMQDAGHFDAVTEVLSEQDFFKAAHCNIFRAMVVLVEKEQPIDVITLSEFLSQTDELESSGGFEYLTDLATNVPSSANVVAYARIVRERSTLRQLISAATEISRASYNPAGLASDDLLQLAERKVLEISEERPKDGGFVDINPLLKKTADKIDELFHSDSDITGLTSGLAELDEKTSGWQNGELIILAARPSMGKTALALNFVESAIFSQNKPVLVFSLEMPSDSLVMRMLSSVGRIDQGNLRNGKLTDEDWPKLQAAFGRMKDKKLFIDDTAGLSPNEVRARTRRIVREHGEPGLIMIDYLQLMQVAGFTEGRTQEISEISRSLKALAKEYDCPVIALSQLNRGVEQRPNKRPMNSDLRESGAIEQDADVILFIYRDEYYNEESNDKGLAELIIGKQRNGEIGTCRAAFLGKFTRFDNLAPEYFSQG
- the rplI gene encoding 50S ribosomal protein L9 — its product is MEVILLEKVGKLGTVGDKVKVKAGYGRNYLVPHGKAISASVKNVADFEARRAELEAAASDRKTAAEGRAKLLEEQGSITITAKAGDEGKLFGSIGARDIADAITAAGVEVSKSEVKLPQGALREVGEFDVDIQLYVDVTFVLKLVVTSE